One stretch of Priestia megaterium DNA includes these proteins:
- a CDS encoding response regulator: MNKKEWTVLLIEDDPMVQEVNRQFIEQVEGFIVIAAASNGLEGIQLIKQHQPDLTIIDMYMPSQDGLTTLQQIRANGYKTDVIAVTAASDIETVRKVLQYGAVDYIMKPFKFERMKQALEQYRSFQVKISQKEHITQSELDSMLFQQFEEKADLLPKGLNAVTLRRIQQYLSEQNHPISAEEVADGVGIARVTARRYLEFLEQENELKLSVEYGRVGRPINRYMLKIN, encoded by the coding sequence ATGAATAAAAAAGAATGGACGGTGCTTCTCATAGAAGACGATCCTATGGTACAAGAAGTGAACCGCCAATTTATTGAACAAGTTGAAGGGTTCATCGTTATCGCTGCAGCTTCGAATGGTTTAGAGGGTATACAGCTCATTAAACAGCATCAGCCTGATTTAACGATTATTGATATGTATATGCCTAGTCAAGATGGCTTAACCACCTTACAGCAAATTCGAGCAAATGGCTATAAAACAGACGTGATAGCAGTTACGGCTGCAAGTGATATTGAAACCGTACGCAAAGTTCTTCAATACGGCGCGGTGGATTATATTATGAAACCGTTCAAGTTTGAACGAATGAAGCAAGCGCTTGAGCAGTATCGTTCGTTTCAAGTTAAAATAAGTCAAAAAGAACATATTACTCAGTCTGAATTAGATTCTATGCTGTTTCAGCAATTCGAAGAAAAAGCCGATTTGCTTCCAAAAGGGCTAAATGCGGTTACGTTAAGGAGGATACAACAATATCTTTCCGAACAAAATCATCCAATTTCTGCTGAAGAAGTGGCGGACGGCGTAGGAATTGCGCGTGTTACAGCAAGAAGGTATTTAGAGTTTTTAGAACAGGAAAACGAGCTGAAATTATCAGTTGAATACGGCAGAGTGGGGAGGCCTATTAATCGCTATATGTTAAAAATAAATTAA
- a CDS encoding YolD-like family protein — translation MILKALKTNKLLTINYQNNGFVQTVKGYIQNLNLFEQTLLLKDENQHVRSLRLSSIKNIY, via the coding sequence ATGATTTTAAAAGCGCTTAAAACAAATAAATTATTAACTATTAACTATCAAAACAACGGTTTTGTTCAAACGGTAAAAGGTTATATTCAAAACTTAAACTTGTTCGAACAAACTCTTCTATTAAAAGATGAAAATCAGCATGTGCGATCACTTCGACTATCAAGTATTAAAAATATTTATTGA
- the gdh gene encoding glucose 1-dehydrogenase, with translation MYKDLEGKVVVITGSSTGLGKSMAVRFATEKAKVVVNYRSKEDEANSVLEEIKKVGGEAIAVKGDVTVESDVINLVQSAIKEFGKLDIMINNAGLENPVSSHEMSLSDWNKVIDTNLTGAFLGSREAIKYFVENDVKGTVINMSSVHEKIPWPLFVHYAASKGGMKLMTETLALEYAPKGIRVNNIGPGAINTPINAEKFADPEQRADVESMIPMGYIGEPEEIAAVAAWLASSEASYVTGITLFADGGMTQYPSFQAGRG, from the coding sequence ATGTATAAAGATTTAGAAGGAAAAGTAGTTGTCATAACAGGTTCATCTACAGGTTTGGGAAAATCAATGGCGGTTCGTTTTGCGACAGAAAAAGCCAAAGTAGTTGTGAATTATCGTTCGAAAGAAGACGAAGCTAACAGCGTCTTAGAAGAAATTAAAAAAGTTGGCGGAGAGGCAATTGCCGTCAAAGGTGATGTAACAGTTGAGTCTGACGTTATCAATTTAGTCCAATCTGCTATTAAAGAATTTGGAAAGCTAGACATTATGATTAACAACGCGGGGTTAGAAAATCCGGTTTCATCTCATGAAATGTCTTTAAGTGATTGGAATAAAGTCATTGATACGAACTTAACGGGAGCATTCTTAGGCAGCCGTGAAGCGATTAAATATTTTGTAGAAAATGATGTTAAGGGAACAGTTATTAACATGTCGAGTGTTCACGAGAAAATTCCTTGGCCATTATTTGTTCATTACGCAGCAAGTAAAGGCGGTATGAAGCTCATGACTGAAACACTTGCATTAGAATACGCTCCAAAAGGCATTCGTGTAAATAACATTGGACCGGGAGCGATTAATACACCGATTAACGCTGAGAAATTTGCTGATCCTGAGCAGCGTGCAGATGTAGAAAGCATGATTCCAATGGGATACATCGGAGAGCCGGAAGAAATTGCAGCGGTTGCTGCATGGCTAGCTTCTTCAGAGGCAAGTTATGTAACAGGGATTACGCT
- a CDS encoding DctP family TRAP transporter solute-binding subunit, giving the protein MIYVFLQYTVINQDNVYDDDEQKGLNKQIVINFSHVVAENTPKGLAAQKFAEIINQKSDGKVKIEVYSNGVLYSDDEELAALRRNDVQMIAPSISKLSDLSPTWQLFDLPFIFDDYSEAKQVFTGKIGQDLLSTLQEKNIKGLALWSNGFKQMTSNTKPLLHPADFQGQTFRIMPSEVIKKQFELLDAKPQAVSFNKVYQSLERQEFDGQENTISNIYSKRLYELQKYMTISNHGYLGYAVLMDEKYWDSLPEDVKQLLGDAMVETTNWIWTQSKMMNDEQLQQIKNKSGMRVYYLNDIQKAEWKKQFNSLYQSFENNATKQTLDIIQQIKNIESKK; this is encoded by the coding sequence ATGATCTATGTTTTTTTGCAGTATACGGTTATAAATCAGGATAATGTGTATGATGACGATGAGCAAAAAGGATTAAATAAGCAAATTGTGATTAATTTTAGCCACGTTGTAGCTGAAAACACTCCAAAAGGCTTAGCCGCTCAAAAATTTGCTGAAATCATTAATCAAAAATCGGATGGTAAAGTTAAAATTGAAGTATATTCAAACGGTGTATTGTATTCAGACGACGAAGAACTTGCCGCCCTTCGCCGAAATGATGTACAAATGATTGCACCTTCCATTTCAAAGCTAAGCGACCTCTCCCCTACGTGGCAACTTTTTGATCTTCCCTTCATTTTCGATGATTACAGCGAGGCAAAACAAGTGTTTACCGGTAAAATCGGACAGGATTTGTTGAGTACGCTGCAAGAGAAAAACATTAAAGGGCTTGCTTTATGGAGCAACGGCTTTAAACAAATGACTAGCAATACGAAACCTTTGCTCCATCCAGCAGATTTTCAAGGTCAAACGTTTCGCATTATGCCAAGTGAAGTAATCAAAAAACAATTCGAACTTCTTGACGCCAAGCCTCAGGCTGTCTCGTTTAATAAAGTATATCAATCCCTTGAACGACAGGAATTTGATGGACAGGAAAATACCATTTCTAATATTTATTCAAAACGTTTGTACGAGCTGCAAAAATATATGACCATCAGCAACCATGGATACTTGGGCTATGCTGTTTTAATGGATGAAAAGTATTGGGACAGCCTCCCTGAAGATGTAAAACAACTATTAGGTGATGCAATGGTAGAAACAACTAACTGGATTTGGACTCAATCAAAAATGATGAACGATGAACAGCTGCAGCAAATAAAAAATAAATCTGGCATGCGCGTTTATTACTTAAATGATATACAAAAAGCCGAATGGAAAAAACAGTTTAACTCTCTTTATCAATCGTTTGAAAACAATGCAACAAAACAAACGCTTGATATCATTCAGCAAATAAAAAATATCGAAAGCAAAAAGTGA
- a CDS encoding RhaT/GlcU family sugar-proton symporter: MDIFLAVLPAIFWGSIVLFNVKLGGGPYSQTLGTTLGALIFSIGIYIFVHPTLTPLIFGVGVVSGLFWAVGQSNQLKSIDLIGVSKTMPISTGLQLVSTSLFGVIVFHEWSTKTSIILGVLALIFIIVGIVLASLQSKEEKEAEEGKGNFKKGIVILLISTVGYLVYVVVARLFNVDGWSALLPQAIGMVIGGVLLTFKHKPFNKYAIRNIIPGLIWAAGNMFLFISQPKVGVATSFSLSQMGIVISTLGGIIILGEKKTKRQLVGIIIGIILIIIAGVMLGLAKS, from the coding sequence ATGGACATATTTTTAGCCGTCTTACCAGCCATATTTTGGGGAAGCATTGTGCTTTTCAATGTGAAACTAGGCGGAGGACCTTATAGTCAAACGCTTGGAACCACATTGGGAGCTTTGATTTTCTCCATTGGTATTTATATTTTTGTACACCCTACGCTTACACCTTTAATCTTTGGCGTTGGAGTTGTATCGGGGCTATTTTGGGCAGTTGGACAAAGTAATCAGCTGAAAAGTATTGATTTAATTGGAGTTTCTAAAACGATGCCTATTTCAACTGGGCTTCAGTTAGTTTCCACTTCATTATTTGGAGTAATTGTGTTTCACGAGTGGTCTACAAAAACTTCAATCATTCTTGGTGTGCTCGCTCTTATCTTTATTATTGTAGGGATTGTTTTAGCATCACTTCAAAGCAAAGAAGAGAAAGAGGCTGAAGAAGGAAAAGGAAACTTCAAAAAAGGAATTGTTATTTTATTAATTTCAACCGTTGGTTATTTAGTTTATGTTGTAGTAGCCCGTCTATTTAATGTAGACGGATGGTCGGCTTTATTACCTCAAGCAATTGGTATGGTTATTGGAGGAGTGTTGCTGACGTTTAAGCATAAGCCATTTAATAAATATGCAATTCGCAACATTATCCCAGGTCTTATTTGGGCCGCTGGTAATATGTTTTTATTCATCTCACAACCTAAAGTAGGCGTAGCGACAAGCTTTTCGCTTTCCCAAATGGGAATCGTCATTTCAACATTAGGCGGGATCATTATTTTAGGTGAGAAGAAAACGAAGCGTCAGTTAGTTGGGATTATTATTGGAATTATACTGATCATCATAGCAGGAGTCATGTTAGGGCTCGCCAAAAGCTAG
- the bioD gene encoding dethiobiotin synthase: MGKAYFITGTGTDIGKTLVTSILYKVLSRLGIKTTICKPFQTGYQDEIGGYPDIHWFETRLGVADTGIYQLKPETSPHLAIALSNKQVEPSIVLKRINELKKKFDVVLVEGAGGLAVPLIEEETTFYMTKDLIIDAQMPVIAVGTTGLGAIHDALSTFSYASEHHLKINGLIFNRFNHSSIIHNDNVRTIEKLLQISSLMTVPVFTHIDEELDAYIEKMMRQKSVIQHIQEVFDCAVSKS, encoded by the coding sequence ATGGGTAAAGCGTATTTTATTACGGGAACTGGAACAGATATTGGCAAAACGCTGGTTACAAGTATTTTGTATAAAGTACTTAGTCGTCTAGGAATAAAAACGACAATTTGCAAACCATTTCAAACCGGCTACCAAGACGAAATTGGAGGTTATCCGGATATTCACTGGTTTGAAACAAGGCTCGGAGTAGCAGATACGGGTATTTATCAGTTAAAGCCGGAGACGTCTCCTCATTTGGCTATTGCACTGAGCAACAAGCAAGTAGAGCCTTCAATCGTCTTAAAACGCATTAATGAATTAAAAAAGAAATTTGATGTAGTGCTTGTGGAAGGAGCGGGAGGTCTTGCCGTACCTTTAATTGAGGAGGAAACAACGTTCTATATGACAAAAGATTTGATCATAGATGCACAAATGCCGGTTATTGCTGTTGGAACAACGGGATTAGGAGCTATTCACGATGCGCTTTCTACTTTTTCATATGCAAGTGAGCATCACCTTAAAATCAACGGACTCATTTTTAATCGTTTTAATCACAGCAGTATCATTCATAACGACAATGTTCGAACGATTGAAAAGCTGCTTCAAATATCATCTTTAATGACCGTTCCAGTATTCACACATATCGATGAAGAGTTAGATGCATATATTGAGAAAATGATGAGGCAAAAAAGTGTTATTCAACATATTCAGGAGGTGTTTGACTGTGCCGTATCAAAAAGCTGA
- a CDS encoding TerC family protein — protein MDQSFILNLLEILLINIVLSGDNAVVIALACRNLPDEHRNKAVVFGTLGAVVLRVGLTFVAVYLLTIPFLNFIGGLLLLWIAISLLKGEDDGDIKANSTLAGAIKTIIIADLVMSLDNVVAVAGAANGNILLIILGLVISIPLIIWGSQLLMKIMEKFPIIIIAGAALLGYTAGEMIFKDKAVGHVLEGLNPHLHTIVPILLAILVVVVGKLSGRSRKETH, from the coding sequence ATGGATCAGAGTTTTATTTTAAATCTTTTAGAAATTTTACTGATTAACATTGTACTGAGTGGCGATAACGCAGTCGTGATTGCTTTAGCTTGTCGGAATCTTCCGGACGAGCATCGAAACAAAGCGGTTGTTTTCGGTACATTAGGAGCGGTTGTATTACGTGTAGGGCTAACGTTTGTCGCTGTATATTTATTAACAATCCCATTTTTAAATTTCATCGGAGGCCTGCTTCTTCTATGGATTGCTATTAGTCTTTTAAAAGGTGAAGATGACGGAGATATTAAAGCGAATTCAACTCTAGCAGGTGCTATTAAAACAATTATTATAGCGGATCTTGTTATGAGTTTAGATAACGTAGTAGCGGTTGCGGGTGCGGCTAACGGCAATATTCTACTCATTATCCTTGGTCTTGTTATCAGTATTCCGTTAATCATTTGGGGAAGTCAGCTTTTAATGAAAATTATGGAAAAATTCCCGATTATCATCATTGCCGGAGCAGCGCTTCTTGGCTATACTGCTGGTGAAATGATCTTTAAAGACAAAGCGGTGGGACATGTATTAGAAGGATTAAATCCGCATTTGCATACGATTGTTCCTATTTTGTTAGCTATTTTAGTTGTCGTTGTTGGGAAACTTAGCGGACGTTCTAGAAAAGAAACGCATTAA
- a CDS encoding ATP-binding protein, protein MMRLSMQTKMTGLIFFIVAFSLFLASIVVINNFVQSKENDLEQRALITSRTVAEMPEIREKIEKDSKNINQIVEPIRIIHGAYYVVVMNMNHERLSHPLQSMIGQISKGDDEGQAFAEHTYTDKAKGEGGMVIRSFVPVVNDQHEQVGVVVSGYLLPKFTEVILSLKKEIFLISGLALFFGGWGAWALASRIKKEMFELEPHEIARLFVERTETFNAMHEGVIAIDKEENITIFNHKAKIMMDVPDEVIGKKIYDVIPDTRLPEILQLNQPVYNRELQVRNLNILSNRVPIKVNNHTVGAVAIFQDRTEVKKLAEELTGVKSFVSALRVQNHEYMNKLHTIAGLIQLGNKDKALQYVFQVSEQQEELTQFLHKHIKDESISGLLLSKVSRAKELGIELAIDRHSELRSFPPYLDHHDFVIIIGNLIENAFDSYQHMERRERKIYISMEQNDGILSILVEDNGCGMNEDQVERIFDEGFSTKAKENRGIGLHLVKQIVEKGNGQIEVESELDVGTTFIITFFL, encoded by the coding sequence ATGATGCGCTTATCGATGCAAACGAAAATGACGGGGTTAATCTTTTTTATCGTGGCCTTTTCGTTGTTTTTAGCAAGTATCGTGGTGATTAACAATTTTGTGCAGTCAAAAGAAAATGATTTAGAGCAAAGGGCTTTAATCACTTCGAGAACAGTTGCTGAAATGCCTGAAATTCGAGAAAAAATTGAAAAAGATAGTAAGAACATTAATCAAATTGTAGAGCCGATTCGCATTATTCACGGTGCTTATTATGTAGTGGTTATGAATATGAATCATGAACGTTTGTCTCACCCTTTGCAAAGCATGATTGGCCAAATCTCTAAAGGAGATGATGAGGGACAGGCGTTTGCAGAACATACCTATACCGATAAAGCAAAAGGAGAAGGCGGAATGGTCATTCGCTCTTTTGTACCCGTTGTAAACGATCAGCATGAACAAGTAGGAGTGGTTGTCTCAGGCTATCTTCTTCCCAAATTTACAGAGGTCATTTTAAGTTTAAAAAAAGAAATCTTTCTTATCTCAGGTCTTGCTCTTTTTTTTGGAGGATGGGGAGCGTGGGCGCTTGCATCTCGTATCAAAAAAGAGATGTTTGAGCTTGAACCTCATGAAATTGCTCGTTTGTTCGTAGAACGAACGGAGACCTTTAATGCCATGCATGAAGGAGTCATTGCCATTGATAAAGAGGAGAACATCACTATTTTTAATCATAAAGCGAAAATTATGATGGATGTACCCGATGAGGTAATTGGAAAAAAGATCTATGATGTGATTCCAGATACAAGACTTCCAGAAATTTTGCAGCTTAATCAGCCTGTTTATAATCGAGAGCTTCAAGTTCGAAATTTGAATATTTTAAGCAATCGTGTGCCGATTAAGGTTAATAATCACACAGTCGGTGCGGTCGCTATTTTTCAAGACAGAACAGAAGTTAAAAAATTAGCTGAAGAGTTAACAGGAGTTAAATCATTTGTAAGCGCTCTTAGAGTTCAAAACCATGAATACATGAATAAACTTCATACGATTGCAGGGCTTATCCAACTTGGAAATAAAGACAAGGCTCTTCAATACGTTTTTCAAGTGTCTGAACAGCAAGAAGAGCTCACCCAATTTCTTCATAAGCATATTAAAGATGAAAGTATATCGGGATTGCTGTTGAGCAAAGTCAGCCGTGCCAAAGAACTTGGAATTGAGTTAGCTATCGATCGCCACAGCGAGCTTCGCTCATTTCCTCCTTACTTAGATCATCATGATTTTGTGATTATTATTGGTAACTTAATTGAGAACGCTTTTGATTCGTATCAACATATGGAGCGTCGTGAACGGAAGATCTATATAAGTATGGAACAAAATGACGGCATTCTTTCTATCTTAGTTGAAGATAACGGATGTGGCATGAATGAGGATCAAGTAGAGAGAATCTTTGATGAAGGTTTTTCAACCAAAGCAAAGGAAAATAGAGGAATTGGTTTGCATTTAGTAAAACAAATTGTTGAAAAAGGAAACGGTCAGATCGAAGTAGAGTCAGAATTAGATGTTGGAACGACTTTTATCATTACATTCTTTTTATAG
- a CDS encoding dicarboxylate/amino acid:cation symporter, with protein sequence MKLSFKNLTVQVVIGILLGIAIGFMFPEFGAKLKVLADIFIKLIKMVIAPIIFLTVVIGIGSMGDLKKVGRIGGKALLYFEIVTTFALAIGIIVVNFIKPGAGFNINGASGADVTQYTQQAAEAEHGFMEFIMGIIPDSVFGAMANGELLPILFFAVLFGMATATLGEKAAPVITFFERCTDIFFGIVNMIMKLSPIAAFGAMAYTIGNFGIGSLQKLGFLMGSVYITMFLFIVFVLGTIAKIYGFNIFKFIAFIKEEILLVLGTSSSESALPKMMDKMEKYGCSKSVVGLVIPTGYSFNLDGTAIYLSMAAIFIAQAYGVDLSLMQEITLLGILMLTSKGAAGVTGSGFITLAATLAAFPMIPVEGIALLIGVDRFMSEARAITNLIGNGVATVVVSKMENEFHPPVETIQDVNSAPPLAK encoded by the coding sequence ATGAAATTAAGTTTTAAAAATCTAACTGTTCAAGTTGTCATCGGTATCCTTCTTGGTATTGCAATTGGCTTCATGTTTCCTGAATTTGGAGCTAAATTAAAAGTATTGGCTGATATCTTCATTAAATTAATTAAGATGGTGATTGCCCCAATTATTTTCTTAACCGTGGTCATCGGTATCGGAAGCATGGGAGATTTAAAGAAAGTGGGACGGATTGGAGGTAAAGCTCTTTTATACTTTGAGATTGTCACTACTTTTGCCTTAGCAATTGGAATTATCGTTGTAAACTTTATCAAACCTGGGGCTGGCTTTAATATCAATGGCGCAAGCGGAGCTGATGTTACTCAATATACGCAGCAAGCAGCTGAAGCGGAGCATGGATTTATGGAGTTTATCATGGGAATTATTCCAGACAGCGTATTTGGCGCAATGGCAAATGGTGAATTATTGCCAATCTTATTCTTTGCCGTACTATTTGGAATGGCTACAGCTACACTCGGCGAAAAAGCGGCTCCTGTCATTACATTCTTTGAACGCTGTACAGATATTTTCTTTGGAATTGTTAATATGATTATGAAACTTTCACCTATTGCGGCGTTTGGAGCGATGGCTTATACGATCGGTAACTTTGGAATAGGCTCTCTTCAAAAACTCGGTTTCTTAATGGGATCTGTTTACATTACTATGTTCTTATTTATTGTATTTGTACTTGGAACCATTGCTAAGATTTATGGATTTAATATTTTTAAATTCATTGCTTTTATTAAAGAAGAAATTCTACTTGTATTAGGTACGTCTTCTTCGGAATCTGCACTGCCAAAAATGATGGACAAAATGGAGAAGTACGGATGTTCAAAATCTGTAGTAGGACTTGTCATTCCAACTGGTTACTCATTTAACCTAGATGGAACAGCAATCTACTTATCCATGGCTGCTATCTTTATCGCTCAAGCGTATGGAGTCGACCTGTCGTTAATGCAAGAGATTACGCTACTTGGTATTTTAATGCTAACGTCTAAAGGAGCTGCCGGAGTTACTGGCTCTGGATTTATTACACTAGCAGCTACGCTTGCTGCATTCCCGATGATTCCAGTTGAAGGAATCGCGCTGTTAATTGGGGTAGACCGCTTCATGTCGGAAGCTCGTGCCATTACAAACTTAATTGGAAATGGTGTAGCAACTGTAGTTGTATCAAAAATGGAAAATGAATTTCATCCTCCTGTAGAGACGATACAAGACGTTAATTCCGCACCTCCATTAGCTAAGTAA
- the bioA gene encoding adenosylmethionine--8-amino-7-oxononanoate transaminase has protein sequence MPYQKAELEKWDKEYVWHPFTQMKAYRQSNPLIIERGEGSYLYDVEGNKYLDGYASLWVNVHGHNDPELNTALHIQVGKLAHSTLLGSANVPSILLAKKLAEITPGSLSKVFYSDTGSAAVEIALKIAYQYWQNLDSVKYKNKSKFISLNEAYHGDTIGAVSVGGMDLFHRIFKPLLFERIPTPSPYTYRMEGFEKEEQASAYCIHQLEKLLQNKGEEVAGLIIEPLVQGAAGIITHPPGFLKQVERLCKAYGVLLICDEVAVGFGRTGTLFACEQEDVVPDIMCVGKGITGGYMPLAATLTSEKIFNAFLAHPDENKTFFHGHTYTGNQLACTVALRNIELIEERELIRSVKEKEKVFKRYLLKLYELPNVGDIRQRGLMAGIEVVKDRQTKSIFEDKKVMGDIILAARQKGLIIRELGPVITMMPILSMTNEELKTMVEIVYESIKEVIARYKVS, from the coding sequence GTGCCGTATCAAAAAGCTGAGCTGGAGAAATGGGATAAAGAATATGTATGGCATCCGTTTACACAAATGAAAGCTTACCGTCAATCGAATCCTCTTATTATTGAAAGAGGAGAGGGAAGCTATTTATATGATGTAGAGGGAAACAAATATTTAGATGGATACGCCTCTCTATGGGTGAACGTGCATGGACATAATGATCCGGAATTAAATACAGCTTTACATATACAAGTGGGAAAATTAGCGCATTCTACGCTGCTTGGATCCGCAAACGTTCCATCCATTTTGTTAGCCAAAAAGCTAGCAGAAATTACTCCTGGCAGCTTATCGAAAGTCTTCTACTCTGATACAGGCTCCGCCGCTGTCGAAATTGCGTTGAAAATTGCCTATCAATATTGGCAAAATCTCGACTCTGTAAAGTACAAAAACAAAAGTAAATTTATCTCATTGAATGAGGCATATCACGGAGATACAATCGGGGCAGTCAGTGTGGGAGGCATGGATTTATTTCATCGCATCTTTAAGCCTTTGCTGTTTGAACGAATTCCCACACCTTCTCCTTATACTTATCGTATGGAAGGGTTCGAAAAGGAAGAGCAAGCTTCAGCTTACTGTATTCACCAGCTAGAGAAGCTCTTGCAGAACAAAGGAGAAGAAGTAGCCGGTTTGATTATTGAACCGCTTGTGCAAGGAGCAGCGGGTATTATTACACATCCTCCCGGTTTTTTAAAACAAGTAGAGCGTCTGTGCAAAGCGTACGGGGTATTGCTGATTTGTGACGAAGTAGCCGTTGGATTTGGACGAACAGGAACGCTGTTTGCATGTGAACAAGAAGATGTTGTACCGGATATTATGTGTGTAGGAAAAGGGATAACAGGAGGGTATATGCCGCTTGCTGCTACGTTAACAAGCGAAAAGATATTTAATGCTTTTTTAGCTCATCCAGATGAAAATAAAACGTTCTTTCATGGACATACGTATACGGGAAATCAATTAGCCTGTACAGTAGCGCTTAGAAATATTGAACTGATAGAAGAAAGAGAATTAATCCGTAGTGTAAAAGAAAAGGAAAAAGTTTTTAAACGTTATCTATTAAAGCTTTATGAGCTGCCTAACGTGGGAGACATTAGACAAAGAGGATTAATGGCAGGAATCGAGGTTGTGAAAGACCGCCAAACAAAGTCTATTTTTGAAGATAAAAAAGTGATGGGAGACATTATTTTAGCGGCTCGCCAAAAAGGTTTAATTATTAGAGAGCTAGGTCCTGTGATTACAATGATGCCTATTCTTTCAATGACAAACGAAGAATTAAAAACAATGGTTGAAATTGTATATGAATCAATTAAAGAAGTAATCGCACGCTATAAAGTGAGCTAA